Within Alcaligenes sp. SDU_A2, the genomic segment CAACGAGATCCTGAACGAGTTGCGCGGCGAGCGCACAGGCATCCGGTATCGTCTGACTGATCCGGTTCAGGTACAGGTTGCCCGGGTGGACCTGGAGGCACGCCGCATCGAGTTCCGTCTGGTCAAAGGCACGGGCTATAAAGCCCTGAAAGCGGCAGAGTCGGCTCCCGAGCAGCCCGAGCGCCATATTAAAAAAGCGGCGACGGCCAAACCCGAAGCCTTGAAGGGAACTACCGCATCGCAGCGGCGCGCCACCTTAAAGCAAGCCGGCCGCGACGAAAAGCGGGCTGTCGAGAAGAGTGCCAAGTCGGCCAAGACGGCACGCAGTCCTAGAGGACGGCGTCGATAAGCGTACAATACGGGGCCGGGTGCAGATCCGGCCCTGTCATTGTTTTCTTGTCTCTTCAAGGATTGTTATGCCCCAGCAGGTTTTGGCCGGTTTTCATGCCGTTGCAGCCCGAGTCCGTCATAGCGCTGCGTCGGTGCGCGAGGTCTATGTCGATGAAACCCGGCGCGACAAGCGCATGCTGTCCTTCATCGATCAGATTAAGCAGGCCGGCCTGAAAGTCATTCCCGTACAGGCGGAGCGGCTCAATGGTCTGTGCAAGGGCACACGTCATCAAGGCGTGGTGGCGTTGGCCGACGAGCAGGAATTAGCCGTTGACGTCAATGAGCTGCTGGACGATCTGGAAGAGGCGGGTCAGGTGCCGTTTTTGTTGATTCTGGATGGCGTTACCGATCCGCACAATCTGGGGGCGTGTCTGCGTACGGCTAATGCGGCCGGGGCGCATGCGGTCATTGCGCCGCGCGATCGCGCGGTGGGGCTCAATGCCACGGTGTCGCGGGTGGCGTGCGGCGGTGCCGAATCCACGCCGTATATTACCGTCACCAATCTGGCGCGTACCATGCGTCAATTGCGTGAGCGCGATGTCTGGCTGGTCGGCACGGATGACCAGGCTACGCATTCCATGCATCAAGTCGATGCGCGCCGTCCCATGGCCTGGGTCATGGGAGCAGAAGGCGAAGGTATGCGCCGCCTGACCCGCGAAACGTGCGACGAATTAGTGTCCATTCCCATGATGGGAGCGGTTGAAAGCTTGAACGTCAGCGTGGCCAGTGCGGTCTGCTTGTACGAAACCCTTAGGCAACGTGGTGCGGCGTAAGGAGCTTCATTTGCTAAATTACTTATTTGTATAAAAAACTCGGCCTTAGCATCTATGCTTCGCAAGATAATAGATGATCGGCTGCCCTAAACGCGAAGCCAAGGCTTCGCGTTTTTTCATGCGGCGCATGCAACTTCAGGCTTTGCTTATCACTATGGACGAAAACGGCTTTACCACCTCCACCCTGCATTCGGATCGCAGGCTGGGCACGCAGCACGGCGCGATTCATCAACCCTTGCATCCATCCACCGAATACGGGTTTTCCGATGCTCGCGAACTGGCGGCCGTCTTTCAGGGCAAAGCCGGCTTTACGTATTCCCGCCAGGGGACACCGACGACCACCGCCTTGGAAGCCAAAGTAACGCGTATGGAGCAGGGAACCGGCAGTGTCAGCTTTGCCACTGGCATGGCGGCCTTGACGGCTACTTTTTTTACCCTGTTGCGGCAGGGCGATCATCTGATTGCCAGTAAGTATATTTTCGGCAATACCAATAGTTTGCTGGGTACTTTGCGGGACTTGGGTGTGGAAGTGACGGTGGTCGATGCCACCGATGTGGCCCAGGTGCAAGCGGCGCGCCAGCCCAATACGCGCATGGTCTTTGTCGAGACCATCGCCAATCCGGGCACGCAAATCGCCGACCTGTATCGTATCGGTCAGTGGTGTGGCGAACAGGGCCTGGTCTATGTGGTCGATGCCACCTTGTCTACGCCATATCTGCGTCCCGGGCGCGACTATCAGGCCTCGTTGGTCATCAATTCTTTATCCAAGCATATCGGTGGTCATGGCAATGGGCTGGGTGGGATGGTTACGGACACGGGCTTGTTCGACTGGAGCCATTACCCCAATATTGCTCAGGTTTACCGCAACGGCAATCCCAGCTCCTGGGGGCTGACTCAGATCAAGAAAAAAGGTCTGCGCGATATGGGCGGCACCTTGTCCTCGGATGTGGCGCATCGTTTGGCCGTCGGGGCGGAAACGCTGGCCTTGCGCATGGAACGTATCTGTGCAAATGCCCTGGCGCTGGCGCGCTTTCTGCAGGCGCATCCACGTGTGCGCAAAGTGCAGTATCCCGGTTTGGACGATCACCCCCAGCATGCCCGCGCGGCGCAGATGTTTGGTGGGCGATTTGGAGGCCTGATGAGCGTAGTGCTGGCTGACGAGGTGGATGTCTTTGAGTTCCTGAACCGCTTGAAGGTATTCATTTTGGCGACGCACCTGGGCGATAATCGCAGCCTGGTCTTGCCGGTAGCCCACACGATTTATTACGAAATGGGGGCCGAGCAGCGTGCCGTTATGGGCATTGCCGATAATCAGTTGCGCATTTCGGTCGGCATCGAAGAGATTGCCGATTTGACCGGCGATTTTGCCCAGGCGCTGGAGCAGTCCTAAGGCAGGTTTTTAGTAAAGGCGACTGAGCGTCAGGCTGAGCAGGCGCAGAGCCTGGCGTATATCCGCGCTATCCAGGCGGGCGTAACCGAACAGCAAGTGTCGGGAGACGGACGGCTCGATCTCTGCGCTGGCGGCCTGGTCCAGCGGATAGAGCCGGATGCCGCGCCGCAAGGCCGCGTTGGCCACAGCCGCGGCATCGGGGCCGTGGCCGGGCAAGCGCAGGGCCAGGTGCATGCCGGCATTTTCCCCGCTGATGCTTTGGCTGCCCGGCCAGATCTGTTTCAGGCCTTGGATCAGTGTATTGCGTTGCTCCAGATAGCGTCGTCGCACCGTTTGCAGGTGGCGGGTGTAATCATATTCGTCGAAGTAGCGCGCCAGCACCGCCTGGGTCAGCCAGGGGGAGCCATTGTTCAGCAACGCCTTGCGTGCGATCAGGCCGGGAGTCAGGGCAGGCGGGCAGACCATGTAACCCAGACGCAGGCCTGGACCCAGGGTTTTAGAGAAAGAGCCCAGATAAATGACCTGCCGGGGGCTCATGGCGGCCAGGGGGGCAGGCAAGGCGGGGCCATAGCAGAAGTCGCCATCGTAGTCGTCCTCGATGATCAGCGCACCTTTGCGTGAGGCCCACTCCAACAGCTCCTGACGGCGTGCCGTGCTCATGGTGTGGCCTAGCGGATATTGATGGGATGGGGTGACGAAGGCCAGTTGTACCGGGTGCTCCGGTAGCAGGTCGGTGCGTAGGCCGTGTTCGTCCACGGGCACCGGATATGCTTGCGCCTGATGGCGATCCAGCAGGCGATAAAAACCGGTATAGCCTGGGGATTCGTGCACTGCGCCGGCATGTCTGTCCAGGAAATGAGAGGCGATGAGGCTGAGCGCCTCTTGGGTGCCTGCCGTGATGATGATGTGTTCCGGGTCGGCCTTGATGCCTTTGCTGCCCGACAGATAGTCCGCGATTTGCAGGCGCAGGCCCCATAGGCCTTCGGGGGGCGTGTAGTCGGCCATGGCGGCACCGGCATGGCGTAGCAACTGGTTGGACAGATGGATGAAGGCGCGCAGCGGAAAGGCATGTACCGAAGGCCGGCCGACCTTGAAGTCGAACCGCACCGGCAGAGAGGGCGGAGGCACATGGACGCCGCTGGCGCGGGCGCGGTTCACCGAGCGGGTCGAAAAACCGGCGGGCGCATCCAGTACAAAATCCGGGATGGCTCGTTTACCGTTGCGGCCGTGTCGCGGCGTGACAAAATAGCCCCGGCTTGGTTCGCTGTGGATCAGGTTCGAGTCGATCAGCAGTTCGTAGGCACCCAGTACGGTGTTCTTGGACACCTGCAGCAGCGAAGCCAGTCGGGTAATGGAAGGCAGGCGGTTGCCGTCCTGTAAACGACCCGAACAGATGAGCGTTTCGATCTGGCGGGCAATCTGCTGTTTGTAAGGCCGGTCGCGGGCATGGGTCAGGGTGATGGGCAAGGAAAACATGGCTTGGGTCGGTGTAAAGGGCGGCCGTCTGCAATCCAGCCATACCCGCGCACTATAGGTGCTGATCCCTATTTATACCTTGCGTTTTATCAAATTGTGTTTCGTTCGTGATAAATTTGTCTCACTTGCAAACGCTCCGTTTTTGCTATCGAAACATTTGTCGATATGCACCCTGATCATTATTTTTATCTGGATGAAACCATATCCAGACAATGATCGGTATCCGTACCTTTTCTACTAAAAATCACAATCGTTATAGTGTGGAGAGCCTTGCTCTTCTGCAAGGTGATCGTAGGGAGGTACTAAGATGTATAGAAAAATCATGACTCTGGCCGTCCTGTCCACAGGGGTTGCCTCGGCAATGGCCGCGACCAGCGAAGAAAAGCTGCGGGTCGAGCATTTGTTCCAACAAAATTGCGCCGTCTGTCACGGTGCGGATCGGGGTGGCTATGTGGCCCCGGCCCTGACCAGCGATCGCCTGGTGCAAAGCGAGATCGCCTTGCGCGGCACCATCATGACCGGTATTCCGGACACGCTCATGCCGCCGTTCGCCGGCCGTCTGTCCGACCCCGATATCCGCGCGTTGGCGCAGCTCATCAAGAACGAGCCGGCCGCCGATCTGAAATGGGGCATGGACGAAATCCGCGCCAGCGTAAAAGTCCTGGTGGACGAATCCACGCTGCCTGCCAAACCCAATTACGCCATTGATACGGTTTACGACCTGATGGTCATCATGGCGCGTGGCCGTTATGGCCGGGGCGACGAAGGCAACCATGCGCGCACGGTCTTTCTCAACGGCAAGACCAATCAGGTAGTCGGCGAGATCGCCACGCCCAGCGCGCCCCATATCATGGACTTCAGCCCCACCCACGAACGCTGGGCCTGGCTCAAGAGCGATGACGGTCACGTCTATAAAATCGATCTTTATACCCTGCAGATCGTGCGCCAGGCCAAGGTCGGCCTGACCGGACCGGGCATTGCTGTTTCCAAAGATGGCAAGTGGCTGGCCATCAGCTCCTTCGTGCCGCGCAGCGTAGCCATCCTCAAGGCCGACACGCTGGAGCCGGTCAAGTACATGGACCTGGAGGGCGAGGACCCGGACGGCAAGTTCGTCAAATCGGCCGGTGGTCCCGTCATCGGCAGCCGTATCAACAACAAGTTCGCGCTTACCCTGCGCCAGGCAGGCCAGATCTGGATCATCGATCCCGACAAGCCCGGCATGCCGGTCACCAAACTGACCAAAGTAGGGCGCATGCTGCACGACACTTTCCTGACACCGGACGGGCGTTATTCCATGGTGGCCTCGTACGACGATAACAAGTATGTGGCCATAGACCTGAAAGACGACAAGGTGGTGCGCGACATCCCGGCCGGATGCCAGCCGCATGCCGGCTCCGGTGCCGTTACCGAGGTTAACGGCCGCATGCTGGCCTTTGGCACCAATATGGGCACTTGCAAAAAAGGGTCGGTGGTCACGGTCTGGGATACCAAGGACTTTTCCGTGGTCAAGCAGATTCCGGTGGCCGGGGCCACCGAATCGCCGGCCGCGCATCCGAATGCCCCCTATGTGGCCGTGGACATCATCGATAAGGACAAGCGCGCCGCCTGGATTCAACTGATAGACAAAAACACCTTGGAAGTCGTCAAAACCCTGGACGTGGGCGGGCATGCCTTCTTTCCGAACTACAACCGCAACGGCGACTATCTCTATGTCAGCTCGGGATATTGGGGAGACCGCCTCAAGATCTACGACAGCCGCTCTCTGGAACTGGTGGCCGAGCACAAAATGGAAAGTCCCTCCGGGATTTTTTCGCGGGCCAGAACACGTTGGCTGACCATCGGCCAGCCTGAAACCCAGAAATACTGATCAAGGGAAAAACCATGAAATGGATTTTTAGAATGGCAGCCCTGTTGTGCGGCCTTGGAATGGCGCAGGCCGCAGGGGCCGATACGACGGCGGCGCTGGTCGGCAAGACACCGCAGTCGGATCTTTCTGTGCAAACGTCGGCTTTGTTGCCTTTGTGTGCGTCATGTCACGGTGTGGATGGCATCAGCAGTGTGGGCCTGTATCCGAATCTGGCTGGTCAGAAGGCCGATTACATCGTCAAGCAATTGCAGGCCTTCAAGACCCGGGAACGCAATGATCCGGTCATGAGCTCCATGGCCGAACCCCTAAGCGACGACACCATACACGAGCTGGCAAAGTACTTTGCCGGTTTGAAGTAAATCCAATCGCGGCGTCGCTTAGCCGACGCCGCAAGGCTCACTCATGAATTTGTTTCCTTTGTTTTTCAATCTTACCGGTCGGGCCGTCATGGTTGTTGGGGGCGGTATGGTCGCCGAGCGCAAAGTGCGGTTGTTGTTGCGTGCCGGAGCCGATGTCACGGTAGTGGCACCGCAGCAAACGCCCTGGTTGGTGGCCAGCGCCCAGGCCGGGGTTCTGCGCAGTATTGTGGCCTGTTTCTCGCCTGCTCAATTAGGGCCATGCTGCTTGGTGGTCGCCGCAACGGGCCGGCGCAATGTTAATCAGGTGGTTGCAGAAATAGCCCATCAGCGTTGCATACCCTGCAATGTCGTCGACGATGCGCAGCTTTCCTCGGTGCAGGTGCCGGCCATTGTCGATCGTTCGCCTTTGATGGTGGCCGTGTCGTCGGCGGGTTCGGCACCTGTGCTGGCGCGGCGTGTCAGGGAGCGTATCGAAAGCGTGCTGGAAGAGTCTTTGGGCGATCTGGCGGCACTGGCGGCCAGCCACCGACCGGACATCAAAAAAGCCTTTCCCGATGTACGTGCCCGGCGCTTCTTTTTCGATTGGTTGTTGGGCAGTCAGGTGCAGACGCTGTTGGCCAGCGGCCAGACCGACGAGGCGGCTGCCATGCTGAAATCCGCCTTGCGCTGCGGCATGCAGGACAAGGCGGTGCGGGTCAGTATTGTCTGCATAGCTGATTTGCCTGCGGCTGACCTGCTGACCTTGCGCGCGCTACGCGTTCTGAATCAAGCAGATTGGGTTCTGTATTTGCCGCAGACCTTGCCCACGATTTTGGATAAAGTCAGGCGCGATGCCGGCTTGCAGGCATTGGATGAGCTAGGTGCTGTTTTACACGACGACTTCCTGAACCCCGAGTTCTGGGGCCGCCTGCGCCCGCTCTGGGCCAATAAGGAGCGCGTCGTGATTGTCTGGCGATCTGACTGGGATGCGCAGGCCTTGGTCGACGTGTTCCGGCAGATGGGCGTAAGCTGCGCCATCATTTAAGTACAGCGGCACGTTTTCAGCACAATACGGTAAGCCTGCGTGCTTGCAGGCAAGTGCCAAGCGTGTTGCAGACCCTCGGAACGTCGAGGGTTTGTTGTCTAGCGTTTTGCGGCATGCACAATTGATGTCCATGCGCAGTTATGGGGAGGAGCACGGGGCTTGGATTTCCTGATCGCTTAAATAGCAGCCGGGATCTTCGGCCCACAGGTCGTCACTGGTTTTTTGCGCGCGTGTGCGCGTGTTGCCGTTGCAGATAGGCAGGTAGTGGCATTGGGCGCAACGCCCTTTGACCGGACGGGGGTGTTGCCGCAGCAAGTTCAACAGCGGTTCGGACGAATCGGCCCAGATGCTGGAAAAGGGGCGGGATAGCACATTGCCCAGAGAATAGTGCCACCACATGGTGTCGGGGTGGACATTGCCGCGATTATCGATATTCGCGACGTTGACCCCGCTGGCATTGCCTCCCCAGTGCAACAGCTTGGCGTGGATACGGTCGGCGTGTTCGGGGAAACGACGTCGCACCCAGTGCAGAAAGAATACGCCATCGGCATCGTTGTTTCCGGAGGTAAATTCTTTGGGCTGGCCTGCGAGTCGGTAGGCCATGCAAGCCTCGAAGACGTGCTCCATCGCTTGCCGGGTCATGTGGTGATGACTGGCCTGTTTACGATTGCGCGCTCCACGGCCGGCATAGTTCAGGTGCGAAAGATAAAAGCGGTCTATGCCTTCCTGGCCCAGCAGTTGGAGGAGGGCGGGCAGGTCGGCCGCATTTTCTTGGGTCAGGGTAAAGCGTATGCCGACTTTCAGACCGCGATCTCTGCATAGTCGCAGCCCTTCCAGGGATGCGGCATAGGCACCTGCCTGGCCGCGAATGCGATCGTGTCGCTCTTGAAGACCGTCCAGTGAGACGCCGATGTAGCCCAGGCCGCAGGCGGCCAGGGCATCGATGTTGCTTGCGTTGATCAAGGTGCCGTTGGAGGACAGGCCTACGTACATGCCCAGTGCTCCCGCGTGGCGGGCAATATCGAATATGTCGGGGCGTAGCAGCGGTTCGCCGCCGGACAGGATGACGGCGCGTACGCCAAAGGCGTGCAGGTCGTCCAGAACAGCACAGACCTGTGTAAAAGACAGTTCGCCGGGGAAGTCTTTGTCGGTAGACGCGGAATAGCAGTGGCTGCAATGCAGATTGCAACGACGGATCAGATTCCAGATGACGACTGGGCCGGTGCGCGTGGCGGTGGGCGGGGTAGGGCGTTGCAGCTCGGCGATGAAGTTGGAAATGCGGAACATCGTCAATTACTCCGGATGCGCAGGCCTGTCTTTTTAAGGATGGCACTGGAGAACAGAACATCGCGCGATTTGAGCGCGCCCGGCAGCTTGGACTGCAGCAGTTCGGCTATGTCATCCGCTTGCTTGAGCACGGCGGCGCGATGGGTGCCATGCAACATGGTGAACAGGTTGTAAGGCCAGAGTGGCAGATGACGCGGGCGGCGATAGCAGTGGCTGACCTGGGGGAGCGCACCGAGCAGGATGCCGGCTTGATCGATCTGGTGGTCGTCTATATTCCAGACGCACATGCCGTTGGCAAGGTAACCCAGGGCATAGTGATTGGGGACGGCCGCAATGCGCCGTATAAGGCCTTTTGCCAGCATGGCATTCATGCGTTCCAGTACGTCTGCGGGAGCCATCTTCAGGTGTAGGGCCAGCGCGTGATAGGGCCTGGGCTCCAGGGGCAGGCCGTCCTGGGTGGCATGGATAAGCGCGGCGTCGGCCGGATCAAGGGGCGAGGTGGCCATAGTCAGATTTCCAGGTACATGTTTACGTAGTATTCGCGCTCTTTGGGGAAGGCCAGCACGGCAAGCGCAGTTTCGTGTTCTATTGCCGCGATGCAGTCGTGAACGGCGTTTGCGGACGGCGTCGCCAACACAAACCACATGTTCAGATCATGATCGCGGCGATAGTTGTGGGCGACCTCGATATGGCGGTTGACGGCAGCCAGCACGGAATCCCAGCGAAGGTCTGGCACAGCCATGGCGGCCAGGCAATAGGCCCCACCCAAGGCTTCGGCGTTGAACAAGGGGCCAAAGCGACTAAGAACGCCCCTGGTGCGAAGCAAGGCAATGCGATGGATCAGTTCGGTTTCGTTTAGGCCCAGGTCTGGGGCGATCAGGGCGAAGGGATGCGGGCAGACGGGAAAGCCGCGCTGCAGCGTATTGATGATCCGCCGATCGGCCTCGTCCAGCGGCGCTATGTGCGTAGAAAAAGGGGTAGTGGGATTAGTCATGGCCAACGACGCGGGTAGGAATGCGCGCACCGCGCTGTTTGAAACAGTGAGATGAAAACAGGATGTCGTGTCTGAAGGCGTCCAAGCCCAGGTTTCGATTGATTTGCGCATGCTGGGACAGCACTTGTCTGCGGTCCTGGCCATGAATCATGCAAAAAAGGTTGTGTGGCCATTCGGGTGGGTGGGGGCGGCGTTGGTAGCAAAGGGTGACGCCCGGTTGTTGGCCCAGTTGGGTGCCGAGTTGATCGATCTGTGTGTCGGGGACCGTCCATACGCACATGGCATTGGCTTGGTAGCCAAGCGCGCGATGATGCAGCACGACGCCGAAACGGCGGAACAGACCCACGCGCAGCCAAGTGGCCACTTGCTTTAAAACCTGCTTTTCGGACAGGCCGGTAAGGCGGGCCAGTTCTTGAAAGGGTTCGGGCACCAGTGCCAGTCCATGCTGGACATGTTGCAGCAGCAGATGTTCCGGCGTATCGGCACAGGGCAGTCCGTCGCAGGCTTGCAGGCCCGCCGTTTTCTTTTCGGCAGGCGTCAGGCTGAATCCCAGGTCGATGTGGTAGGCCGCCAGCATGGGCAGACTGATCGGTGTCAGGCCGGTCAGACGGGCGATGTCGTTCAGTCGGGCGTGTAGAGTCGGAGTATCTGCGCAGGCCATCACGAACCAGAGATTGATGGGGTGTTCGCGCTCGTAGTTGTGATTGACTTCGGGCAGGGCGCTGATCTGGTCGGCCACCATTTGTAGACGGTGGGCAGGCACCTGCAGGGCGGCCAGCGTGCTGCTCATGCAGGCAGGGTTAAGGACTGGGCCGATGCGGCTGATCTGCTGGAGGGTCGTCCAGTGTTGAAAATGCTCCAGCACGGCGTGTTCGCCCAGTCCTACGCTAAGCCCTAAGCTGCGGAAAGGACGGGACACCAGCGGAAAGCCGTGTTGCCAGGCGTTGAGCAGGCGAAAAGCTGAAGGCGATAGGTCAGAAACCAATGCGATTGCTCCTGTGCGTGAAGAAGATGCCACTGGGTCTGGGGATGGACAGGGTGTTGATCAGGGCCAGACTGCGGGTGTCGTAAATGGTGACCGTATTGTCGTCGCGTGCCGATATCCAGACGGCTTCACCCCGCGGAGTGAACTCCATGTGCAGGACCGCCTTGCCGGGCGAAAGAGTGTGGGTGACTTGCAGGGTGTCCACATCGATGATCTGTACTTTGTCGTTGTCCGGGAAGGCGAAATTGACCCAGATTCGACGGCCGTCGGGCTGGGCCATGACAAAGACGGGTTGACCCAGAACAGGAATACGGTTGCTTTCCGTCCAGGAGCCGGTGTGGGCGACGAGCACTTCGTGGCGGCCTATGGCGGGCAGGAACAGGCGTTGTCCCGCTACCGACCAGCCCCGTAGATGGGGCATTTTGAAAACCGGCAGGGGTTGCTCTCCTTTGCCGTAGCCGGGGAGGATTTTTTGCGTACCGTTTTCTGGGTGCCAGAGGTCCAGCATGGCCAGTGCATCTTCACCGAACAGACCGGCGATATAGTGGCGGCCATCGGGGGTGACCATGGCGTCGTAGGGCTGGCGGCCTGCATGGAAACGCTGTGTCTTGGGCTGCCGGGGGTCGGACAGGTCGGTAAGCCAGATTTCACCGGCCTCGAACAGCGAATAGGCGAATTTCTGGCCGGGCAGGTCGGCCAGTCCTACGACCTTGGCGCGTTTTCCTGGGGCATATTCGGCTGGGACTTCGCTGATGAAGTCCAAGGTATCCGCATCGAAAACCTTGATGCCGCCCGGTTCGTAGTTCTGCACGACGATCAGGCGGCCATCTTGGGAAATGGAGCCGCCGATGGCGTTGCCCGACTGCATGATTCGATGCACCAGGCGATGGCGCAGCAGGTCGACCTTGCTCAGTCCGCCGTCGCGGCCGAAGACGTAGCCATAGCGGCCATCGCGGGAGTAGGTGACGTGGGCGTGAGAGAGGTCCCCCAGGCCGTGGATACGCGCCAATTGGCGGCGTCGGCTGGTTTCCACCACGGCGACGCTACCCGAACTGCGTTCGATGACCAGCCCCAGGTCGTTGGTGCCACGGGGTAAGGGGGCGCAGGCGCTGAGCAGCAGGGCGGCCAGCAAGAGAGCGGATGATTTCATGGTTGACCGGATGGTGGGTTGAGCAGGAGATCGGCCAGCCACAGGGCTTCGGCCGGTTGTATGAAGGCCTGCCAGCCGGGCATGGCCGTTCCCGGCCGGCCTTGCAAAATGACATGCGCAAGTTGTTCTATCGTGCGGCCGGTCAGGGCGGAATGGGTTAAGGCGGGCCCGAGTCCGCCATCCAGCTTGAGTCCGTGGCAGGAGCCGCATTCTTGACGCAGGAGGTGAGTCAGGATGCGCTGGCGTTCGGGGCTAGGTGGATTGGCCTGTGATAGGCAGGGAAGCAGCGCAAGCAGGATACAGAGCAGGCGCGTCGGCAGCGTCAGGGCTGTGGGCATGGCTGGACCTGATCGACAAAGCGGCTGACTAAGGACGTAGCGTAGTGGGGATGCAACTGCACCACCTTGCCGATGAGCAGCAGGGCCGGCGGCGTGAAGGCCTGAATGGCGCTGGGCAGGTCGGCCAGTGTGGTGAACCCCCATCGCTGGTTGCTTAGCGTGGCGTTCTGGACCAGGGCGACGGGGGTGTCGCCGGAGCGGCCATGCCCGAGCAAGGCATGGGCAATATGGCGTGTGTTGCTGACGGCCATGTAAAAGACCAGCGTGCAGCTGGGATCGGCCAGAGAAGACCAGTCCAGCGCCAGACTTTGCTTGTCGCGCAGATGTCCGGTAATGAAGCGCACGCTGGTGGCCAGGCCCCGATGGGTAAGGGGAATGCCCAGCGAAGCTGCGCAGCCAGTTGCGGCTGTGATGCCTGGAACGATTTCGGCGTGGATGTCGTGGCGGCGCAGGTACAGAAGCTCTTCGCCGCCACGGCCAAAAATGAAGGGGTCGCCGCCCTTCAGGCGGATGACACAGGAATGGTCGGAGGCCAGCATGCGTAGCGTGCGATGGATGGTTTCCTGCATGGACGCATTGCAGCCGGCGATCTTGCCCACGTCGTGCAGCTCGGCCTGGGGGTTGATGCAGTTCATGATGCCTTTGCCCACAAGGCGATCATGGACGACGGCTGTGGCGTTTTGGAGCAGGCGCAGTGCCCGCAATGTAAGTAGTTCGGGGTCGCCGGGACCGGCTCCGACCAGATAGACTTTGCCGTTCAATGCCGTGCTCCTTGGCAGTGGGACTGCGTGTTCAGAAAAAAAGCAGATAGAAAAATTGTAGGTGGCCGAAGGTGCCAAACATGGGTATGGATGGCGAGCCTGTGATGGGTGTGCTTTTGTTCTGGACTGTCGTGTTGCTTGCTGCGACGCGACATATGGTCAGCCGGCAAATAGCATATTTTCCGGATGGTGTTAAGGGCGGTATCCAAAAAAATGAAAAGACCCGCAAGAATTGTGAAAAGTGAGCAATGATGCGGGTTACAGACGTGTTTTTGCTTGACACGTCTTTTATTCATAGGCCTAATACGCGGTAGCCAGCCGGGCCGTCTTGACGCTCGGTTGCAAAGGCAGTCGGCGGTGCTTAGATTCCTGCCGTCTGCCCTGTTAATGTGGCAGTAACAGACCGGCGTCCGCTGGGGGGCCGGTTAAAATAATTTTCAGGGGTATTTTCTCAATGAATAAAACCGAGCTTATCGAATTCATTTCCACCAAAGCCGATCTGTCCAAGGCTGATGCCGGTCGTGCGCTGGATGCGTTTATCGATGCCGTGACCACCACGCTGAAAGACAAAGATACGGTTACTTTGGTTGGTTTCGGAACGTTTGACGTTTCCGAGCGCGCACCCCGCTCGGGTCGCAACCCACGCACTGGCGAAACCATTGAAATCGAAGGCGCTAACGTGCCTAAGTTCCGCCCAGGCAAAGCTCTGAAAGACGCCGTCAATTAATTTAAAAAATTTACGACGTAGGGCTTGCAAAAGATAATCTGTGATCCTATAATTCTTTTTCTTCACAGGAAGAGTGGCATCACGGAAATGGGTGCTTAGCTCAGCTGGTAGAGCGGCGCCCTTACAAGGCGTAGGTCGGGGGTTCGAACCCCTCAGCACCCACCATCTCTTTTGTGAATCCGATCAAGCACTTAGCGTACGCTAGGTGCTTTTTTTATGCCCGATTGATCGGTGTTGAAAGTGGTTTAGGAAAGGCTAAGCAACCGTAATTGGCTTGCTGCCAACTAGGCTACGCCCTGCCGTGTGGACGGCGACGGTTGCGGCACTGCTGCCCGCGAAATAAGGTATCCGTCTTATAGCGCGGGTACGAACCTG encodes:
- a CDS encoding c-type cytochrome; this encodes MPTALTLPTRLLCILLALLPCLSQANPPSPERQRILTHLLRQECGSCHGLKLDGGLGPALTHSALTGRTIEQLAHVILQGRPGTAMPGWQAFIQPAEALWLADLLLNPPSGQP
- the cobA gene encoding uroporphyrinogen-III C-methyltransferase, encoding MNGKVYLVGAGPGDPELLTLRALRLLQNATAVVHDRLVGKGIMNCINPQAELHDVGKIAGCNASMQETIHRTLRMLASDHSCVIRLKGGDPFIFGRGGEELLYLRRHDIHAEIVPGITAATGCAASLGIPLTHRGLATSVRFITGHLRDKQSLALDWSSLADPSCTLVFYMAVSNTRHIAHALLGHGRSGDTPVALVQNATLSNQRWGFTTLADLPSAIQAFTPPALLLIGKVVQLHPHYATSLVSRFVDQVQPCPQP
- a CDS encoding HU family DNA-binding protein translates to MNKTELIEFISTKADLSKADAGRALDAFIDAVTTTLKDKDTVTLVGFGTFDVSERAPRSGRNPRTGETIEIEGANVPKFRPGKALKDAVN